A genomic window from Candidatus Methylacidiphilum fumarolicum includes:
- a CDS encoding AAA family ATPase: MNKSVDPFYSFSKEDHVSSLILPDDYIITDIAAIRVVECAVHAMGEGSALSAVLLDGPPGIGKTFLGKAVAKAIGARHMLFQFFPGCGKEELLRDKSIDGTLVPGIIPLSITSSIENKTVLILNELDKADVSVDSFLLDFINESQLFVPQLGGELKANNSNLLIVITKNDLRDATEALLRRCRVIYMNWPSVEMETKLIKMYNPWATEKFCEIFINAANQLRRHPGVKKKPSPPELVRLISDCWRIRHQQMTLLEWSQFLLTGLLPLPQDRKYLDQNPMALASEVRNLLSEINDLCRIRFNGIPE; this comes from the coding sequence ATGAACAAAAGTGTTGATCCTTTTTATTCCTTCTCTAAAGAAGACCACGTTTCAAGTTTGATACTTCCAGATGACTATATTATTACGGATATTGCTGCTATAAGAGTGGTAGAATGTGCAGTCCATGCCATGGGGGAGGGGAGTGCTCTTTCTGCGGTGTTGTTGGATGGTCCTCCTGGTATTGGGAAAACGTTCTTGGGTAAGGCAGTTGCTAAAGCCATTGGGGCAAGACATATGTTGTTTCAATTTTTTCCTGGATGTGGAAAAGAAGAGCTGCTGCGAGATAAATCCATCGATGGAACACTGGTTCCTGGTATCATTCCTCTGTCTATAACTTCTTCTATAGAAAACAAAACGGTACTCATTCTGAACGAACTAGATAAAGCCGATGTTTCCGTTGACAGTTTTTTACTCGATTTTATTAACGAATCTCAACTATTTGTCCCTCAGTTGGGAGGCGAATTGAAGGCTAACAATTCTAACCTTTTAATTGTAATCACAAAAAATGATCTACGAGATGCTACGGAAGCTTTGTTAAGAAGATGTCGGGTTATCTACATGAACTGGCCCTCTGTGGAAATGGAAACAAAACTCATCAAAATGTACAATCCATGGGCTACAGAAAAATTTTGTGAAATCTTTATAAATGCCGCCAATCAACTGAGAAGGCATCCTGGTGTAAAGAAAAAACCTTCCCCGCCAGAGCTTGTTCGATTGATAAGCGACTGTTGGCGCATTCGCCATCAACAGATGACTCTTTTAGAATGGAGTCAATTTTTGCTAACCGGACTGCTTCCTTTACCTCAAGATAGAAAGTATCTAGATCAAAACCCCATGGCTTTAGCCTCCGAAGTAAGAAATCTCCTTTCAGAAATTAATGATCTTTGCAGAATCCGCTTTAATGGAATACCTGAATAA
- a CDS encoding SMI1/KNR4 family protein: protein MPITPEFQALLEKLKSCQKEHPYIELGPPASPEAIEQLDKACQETFGVALPQDYKDFLAYAKFISFGYGWLYSADILLDTNSELKARFPDLLPPYHLRLGRSEDRKYNYDGVSQRYYIYYLGPSYLGVIYPKGIKKIPPEGIKVFYEDLYSLLKEEVEYFFRHLYTAPRLLEPREIELIQKIRSTFEYTYETSFLPPASFKAIEKADRQFREEFGVPIPEFYKKFLAFSNGFRSDLYTFFHIPDEDSPVEWLKSEEHDEELYFINEDFLIPHNRYYRVLKWDDEEAKEMFFNPNYFIFGQHRNFLEITCAYDMSTHCFFTLHHYFHDLKEEYPDLCSFLKEIFYMNK from the coding sequence ATGCCAATTACTCCAGAGTTCCAAGCTTTACTGGAAAAGCTTAAGTCCTGTCAAAAAGAGCATCCTTATATCGAATTAGGTCCTCCGGCCTCTCCTGAGGCTATTGAACAGTTAGACAAAGCCTGCCAAGAGACATTTGGGGTAGCCCTACCTCAGGACTATAAAGACTTTCTGGCTTATGCCAAGTTCATTAGTTTTGGCTATGGTTGGCTTTATAGTGCGGATATCCTTCTTGACACAAACTCAGAGCTGAAAGCTCGTTTTCCAGACTTACTTCCTCCGTATCACCTACGATTAGGCAGGAGTGAGGACCGGAAATATAACTACGATGGGGTATCCCAGCGTTATTATATATACTACTTGGGACCTAGTTATTTGGGGGTAATTTATCCCAAGGGGATAAAAAAGATCCCCCCGGAAGGGATCAAAGTGTTTTATGAGGATCTCTATTCGCTACTCAAAGAGGAAGTAGAGTATTTTTTCCGTCATCTTTATACGGCGCCAAGGCTTTTGGAGCCCAGGGAGATTGAGCTGATTCAAAAAATAAGGAGTACTTTTGAGTACACCTACGAAACCTCCTTTCTTCCGCCGGCCTCTTTCAAAGCCATTGAAAAAGCAGACCGACAGTTCCGCGAGGAATTTGGAGTGCCCATTCCAGAGTTTTATAAGAAATTTTTGGCTTTCAGCAATGGGTTCAGGAGTGATTTATACACTTTTTTTCATATCCCTGACGAAGACTCTCCTGTGGAATGGCTAAAGAGCGAAGAACATGATGAGGAGCTCTATTTTATTAATGAGGATTTTCTTATTCCTCATAATCGCTACTACAGGGTGTTAAAATGGGACGATGAGGAAGCAAAAGAAATGTTCTTTAATCCTAATTATTTCATCTTTGGACAGCATAGGAATTTTCTAGAAATTACGTGCGCCTATGATATGAGTACCCACTGCTTCTTTACCCTTCATCACTATTTTCATGATCTTAAAGAGGAATATCCTGATCTTTGTTCCTTCTTAAAAGAGATTTTTTATATGAATAAGTGA
- a CDS encoding type IV secretory system conjugative DNA transfer family protein, translated as MKLFQKIRESLVGSIGPQYVKPRESLSAKVKENYWPRHPISSSDFGKLYFRVETEPQELTDESGNPLTIKDLFSHMSILGGSGAGKTRFVLTQVLESLFRATDLRDSKEKAELKFSGFIMDGKCELTEMLLWLAKKYDREKDVLLFGPDHDLALDPFNNPDSLPSELADLMITLKQAVDDGKTSQDPFWDAAGRKLFNSIFQLHRELVMAARNGIIEECPPPMSFPLLNLLVMDRGQPANQSQISSAESVLRENKEKVFQGLEKINRLINRIENLIQEWKKKIKDIYVANKNAPENENEVEREKRLLKKIEAEKILKYINGEQASKAHFGSSSILSLFNGLRSFRAAFFSYSQNDEFHNNLLLVCSELTDRLKKLLKSFKFGVLPNLELWESSLSLIDEIDQLLALSNLINNIEIPAPEYGPLQKWLSSYEKILHHYGKDPYSDEVYLYFKGEYLNIANERTSGSIGMTVSVLTSLMTQPPFDRMVSPKGTLNFADIIDQGKILVLDMNFSRWRNAAKVASILLKLDFFRSVLSRKQLKIDGRPINQQRPVIYLCDEFATVATTGDWTGERGFFDKAREYKCGCIISFQSLAVLESRMIKSEIEAILTNTATIIFLRNPHMETNDYASRLFGEIERSDGYLYRGTQEILFDLSKPIAHQDFQIQFRKEPIYPPYIFSRLKDGEAIVKLHPRFGKKSIKRVQFLLHLIPR; from the coding sequence ATGAAACTATTCCAAAAAATCAGAGAGAGTTTAGTAGGATCGATAGGCCCACAATATGTAAAACCAAGAGAATCTCTTTCTGCTAAAGTCAAAGAAAATTATTGGCCACGGCATCCAATAAGTTCTTCGGATTTTGGAAAATTGTATTTTCGAGTTGAAACAGAACCACAGGAGCTAACCGATGAATCTGGTAATCCCCTAACAATCAAAGACTTATTTTCACACATGAGCATTCTGGGTGGATCTGGTGCTGGGAAAACTCGATTTGTTCTGACTCAAGTTTTAGAAAGCCTTTTTAGAGCAACTGACCTTAGAGATTCTAAAGAAAAAGCAGAATTAAAATTTTCGGGATTTATTATGGATGGAAAATGTGAACTGACTGAAATGTTATTATGGCTTGCCAAGAAATATGATAGAGAAAAAGATGTTTTGCTTTTTGGACCTGATCATGATCTTGCTCTAGATCCATTTAATAATCCTGATTCCCTTCCATCAGAGCTTGCTGATTTAATGATTACTTTAAAACAAGCAGTTGATGATGGGAAGACAAGCCAAGATCCCTTCTGGGATGCTGCCGGAAGGAAACTGTTTAACTCCATTTTTCAACTTCATCGAGAACTTGTTATGGCTGCTCGAAACGGGATTATTGAAGAATGTCCTCCTCCAATGTCTTTTCCTCTTCTTAATCTTCTTGTCATGGACCGAGGACAGCCTGCCAACCAAAGCCAAATATCTTCAGCAGAAAGTGTTTTAAGAGAGAATAAAGAGAAAGTTTTTCAGGGATTGGAAAAAATCAACCGACTTATCAATAGGATCGAAAATCTGATCCAAGAATGGAAAAAGAAAATTAAAGACATATATGTTGCGAATAAAAATGCGCCGGAAAATGAAAATGAAGTAGAGAGGGAAAAGAGACTATTAAAAAAAATTGAAGCAGAAAAAATTTTAAAATATATAAATGGTGAGCAAGCTTCGAAAGCGCATTTTGGTTCTTCTAGCATTTTATCTTTATTCAACGGTTTGCGTTCTTTCCGTGCTGCTTTTTTTTCTTATTCTCAAAATGATGAATTTCACAACAATCTTCTTTTAGTGTGCTCGGAACTAACAGATCGACTAAAAAAACTTTTAAAATCTTTTAAATTTGGAGTTCTTCCCAACCTTGAACTTTGGGAAAGCTCCCTAAGTCTTATTGATGAGATAGATCAATTGTTGGCCTTATCTAATTTGATAAACAATATTGAAATCCCTGCTCCAGAATATGGTCCTTTGCAGAAGTGGTTAAGTTCCTACGAAAAAATCCTCCATCATTATGGAAAGGATCCCTATTCAGATGAAGTGTACCTTTATTTCAAAGGTGAATATCTAAACATTGCCAATGAAAGAACCTCAGGTTCCATTGGTATGACAGTTTCGGTTCTCACATCACTGATGACTCAGCCGCCTTTTGATCGAATGGTAAGTCCCAAAGGAACCCTCAATTTTGCAGATATCATTGATCAGGGAAAGATCCTTGTATTGGATATGAATTTTTCTAGATGGAGAAATGCAGCAAAGGTCGCAAGCATACTATTAAAACTCGATTTCTTTCGGTCAGTCCTTTCAAGAAAGCAACTAAAAATTGATGGCAGACCAATTAACCAACAAAGACCTGTAATTTATCTCTGCGATGAATTTGCTACAGTGGCAACCACGGGAGATTGGACTGGAGAAAGAGGTTTTTTTGATAAGGCAAGAGAATATAAATGTGGTTGTATTATTTCTTTTCAGTCTTTAGCTGTTTTGGAATCCCGAATGATTAAATCTGAAATTGAAGCTATTCTAACAAATACAGCAACGATCATTTTTCTAAGAAACCCTCATATGGAAACCAATGATTATGCCTCTAGGCTTTTTGGTGAAATTGAAAGAAGTGACGGTTATCTGTATAGAGGAACACAAGAAATTCTTTTTGATTTATCAAAACCCATCGCCCATCAAGATTTTCAAATCCAATTCCGCAAAGAGCCAATTTATCCTCCGTATATCTTTTCTAGACTTAAAGATGGAGAAGCGATTGTGAAACTTCATCCTCGGTTTGGGAAAAAAAGTATAAAAAGGGTTCAATTTCTGCTTCACCTTATCCCTAGATAG